The DNA sequence AACTGGTACCAGAGATCGCCGAATTCCTGCATCTTCATCTTCTTGCCCGCCTTGAGCAGATCAAGGTTTTCCTGCAGGGTGTCGTTGCCACCGACCTTCTTGATCCCCTTTTCCATGACCGCGATGGCCCTGTCCTTCTGGCCGATCTTTTCCAGACAGTAGGCGTAGAGGTTCCAGATCATCGGTTCTTTGCGGCTGGCGGCGGTCGCCTTTTCGAAGGTATCCCGCATCTTTTCGGGCTTGTTACGCTTCATGTAGCAGATGCCGAGCATGCCCATAGCGACCCAATGGCGGACAAAGCCCTTTTGCAGGTAGTCGAAAGCCTCGTTGAAGTCCCGTTTGAGATAGAGGATGGTGCCGATCTGGGCATTGAGCTGCCCCTTGATGTAGAACTGCCACTTGGCGTACTTGAAACCGCCTTGCAGGGCCTTGACCGCCTTTTCCGCACGCCCGGCCTGCAGATCACGCTGGGCGCCCTCCATCAGGATGCCGATCTTCTTCATAATGAAGCGGGTCATCAGGAAATAGAGGAGGAAAAAGGTCACGATCGAGGCGGCGGCGGCGATCCAGGGTTCGACGCCGGCAAACAGAGTCAGTCCCAGATGCACCAGGACGGAAGCGAGCAGGGAAAGGGCGAGATTAAGCATTCTTCGGAGGGTCCTTTCGGGAAGCGTTGGCTTGCGCTGTCAAAGCCTGCGGAGTGTAGCAATCCGCCCCACAAAAGTCAAAGGGATATCCCGCGCGCTGCGGCCTTCAACGCGGCAGGCGGGGATGGCACACCAGCCGGTCGATGCCGAGGGCGGCGAGGTCGGCAGGGAGGGAATCGTGACGGAGAAACTGGGTGTTCCCCCCTTGCAGCAG is a window from the Desulfuromonas acetexigens genome containing:
- a CDS encoding tetratricopeptide repeat protein codes for the protein MLNLALSLLASVLVHLGLTLFAGVEPWIAAAASIVTFFLLYFLMTRFIMKKIGILMEGAQRDLQAGRAEKAVKALQGGFKYAKWQFYIKGQLNAQIGTILYLKRDFNEAFDYLQKGFVRHWVAMGMLGICYMKRNKPEKMRDTFEKATAASRKEPMIWNLYAYCLEKIGQKDRAIAVMEKGIKKVGGNDTLQENLDLLKAGKKMKMQEFGDLWYQFHLESQGTLIKQQTKAMQGRRKIQRR